Proteins from one Burkholderia oklahomensis C6786 genomic window:
- a CDS encoding NarK family nitrate/nitrite MFS transporter — MSTSLLVRWDPENPAFWQAKGRPVAWRNLAISIPALMLAFIVWSLWSVVVVNLDRAGFHFGKNQLFWLTALPALSGATLRIFYSFLVPIFGGRRFTAISTATLLIPALGMGFALRDPGTGYPTLLILALLCGFGGANFSSSMANISFFFPKAKKGLATGLNAGIGNLGVSVVQFVTPLVISAGIFGALAGDPQTTVAHGATTNLWLQNAGFVWVPFIVVATFAAWFGMNDIADAKASFAEQAVIFRRLHNWLMCWLYVGTFGSFIGFSAGFALLTKALFPNVNPTAYAFIGPLAGALMRPVGGWVSDRIGGARVTFWTFAAMIAAVAGVIAFLPAGGDAGNFAGFLAMFIVLFALTGIGNGSTFRMIPVIFLTERQRAAQGQDEAAQKQALLDAGKESAAVLGFSGAIGAYGGFFIPKSFGTSLDMTGSAVPALACFIVFYVSCVAITWWFYARRNASMPC, encoded by the coding sequence ATGTCCACTTCTCTACTCGTGCGCTGGGATCCCGAAAACCCGGCCTTCTGGCAAGCCAAGGGGCGCCCCGTCGCGTGGCGCAATCTCGCGATCTCGATTCCCGCGTTGATGCTCGCGTTCATCGTCTGGTCGCTGTGGAGCGTCGTCGTCGTCAATCTCGATCGCGCGGGCTTTCACTTCGGCAAGAACCAGCTGTTCTGGCTCACCGCGCTGCCCGCGCTCTCGGGCGCGACGCTGCGCATCTTCTACTCGTTTCTCGTGCCGATCTTCGGCGGCCGCCGCTTCACCGCGATCTCGACCGCGACCCTCCTGATCCCCGCGCTCGGGATGGGCTTCGCGCTGCGCGATCCGGGCACGGGCTATCCGACGCTCCTCATCCTCGCGCTCCTGTGCGGCTTCGGCGGCGCGAACTTCAGCTCGTCGATGGCGAACATCAGCTTCTTCTTCCCGAAGGCGAAAAAAGGGCTCGCGACCGGGCTCAACGCGGGGATCGGCAACCTCGGCGTGTCGGTCGTGCAGTTCGTCACGCCGCTCGTGATTTCGGCCGGCATCTTCGGCGCGCTCGCGGGCGATCCGCAAACCACCGTCGCGCACGGCGCGACGACGAACCTGTGGCTGCAGAACGCGGGCTTCGTGTGGGTGCCGTTCATCGTCGTCGCGACGTTCGCCGCATGGTTCGGGATGAACGACATCGCCGACGCGAAGGCGTCGTTCGCCGAGCAGGCGGTGATCTTCCGCCGGCTGCACAACTGGCTGATGTGCTGGCTGTACGTCGGCACCTTCGGCTCGTTCATCGGCTTCTCCGCCGGCTTCGCGCTCCTCACGAAGGCGCTCTTCCCGAACGTGAACCCGACCGCATACGCGTTCATCGGCCCGCTCGCGGGCGCGCTGATGCGGCCCGTCGGCGGCTGGGTGTCCGACCGGATCGGCGGCGCGCGCGTCACGTTCTGGACGTTCGCCGCGATGATCGCGGCGGTGGCGGGCGTCATCGCGTTCCTGCCGGCGGGCGGCGACGCGGGCAACTTCGCGGGCTTCCTCGCGATGTTCATCGTGCTGTTCGCGCTGACGGGCATCGGCAACGGCTCGACGTTCCGGATGATCCCGGTGATCTTCCTGACCGAGCGGCAGCGCGCCGCGCAGGGCCAGGACGAAGCCGCGCAGAAGCAGGCGCTCCTCGACGCCGGCAAGGAATCGGCCGCGGTGCTCGGCTTCTCGGGCGCGATCGGCGCATACGGCGGCTTCTTCATTCCGAAGAGCTTCGGCACGTCGCTCGACATGACGGGCTCGGCCGTGCCCGCGCTCGCGTGCTTCATCGTGTTCTACGTGTCGTGCGTCGCGATCACGTGGTGGTTCTACGCGCGCCGCAACGCGTCGATGCCGTGCTGA
- a CDS encoding MFS transporter, translating into MAATSAPPASLDKRAMPVLASSTIAFTLCFAVWMMFAILGIPLKKTLGLNDTEFGLVAAMPVLTGSLIRVPLGIWTDRYGGRIVFFILMLVTVVPIWLISYATQLWQFLVLGLFVGLAGGSFSVGTPYVARWFPKARQGLAMGVFGAGNSGAAVNKFVAPALIAAAGTWTIVPRVYSIAMLAMALLFWVFSATDPAHRSINAASLRAQLRVLRNPRVWRYSQYYSVVFGGYVGLSLWLTQYYVGEYGFGIQSAAFLAACFSLPGGVLRAIGGWLSDRYGAYRTTWWVMWVCWVTFFILSYPPTDFTIRSAHGPLGFHLGHTPVAFTVLLFAVGIAMAIGKASVFKFIADEFPDDIGAVSGVVGLAGGLAGFALPILFGALVDLTGVRSTCFMLLYGAVSVSLVWMYFSFRAERAAHDQRVLAARSA; encoded by the coding sequence ATGGCTGCAACCTCCGCTCCTCCCGCATCGCTCGACAAGCGCGCGATGCCCGTGCTCGCATCGAGCACGATCGCGTTCACGCTGTGCTTCGCTGTCTGGATGATGTTCGCGATCCTCGGCATTCCGCTCAAGAAGACACTCGGCCTGAACGACACCGAATTCGGCCTCGTCGCCGCGATGCCGGTGCTCACCGGATCGCTGATCCGCGTGCCGCTCGGTATCTGGACCGACCGCTACGGCGGCCGCATCGTGTTCTTCATCCTGATGCTCGTCACCGTCGTGCCGATCTGGCTGATCTCGTATGCGACGCAGCTCTGGCAATTCCTCGTGCTCGGCCTCTTCGTCGGGCTCGCGGGCGGCTCGTTCTCGGTCGGCACGCCGTACGTCGCGCGCTGGTTCCCGAAGGCGCGCCAGGGCCTCGCGATGGGCGTGTTCGGCGCCGGCAACTCGGGCGCCGCCGTCAACAAGTTCGTCGCGCCCGCGCTCATCGCGGCGGCGGGCACGTGGACCATCGTGCCGCGCGTCTATTCGATCGCGATGCTCGCGATGGCGCTCCTCTTCTGGGTGTTCTCCGCGACCGATCCCGCGCACCGCTCGATCAACGCGGCGTCGCTGCGCGCGCAGCTGCGCGTGCTGAGGAATCCGCGCGTGTGGCGCTACTCGCAGTACTACTCGGTCGTGTTCGGCGGCTACGTCGGGCTGTCGCTGTGGCTCACGCAGTACTACGTCGGCGAATACGGCTTCGGCATCCAGTCGGCCGCGTTCCTCGCCGCGTGCTTCTCGCTGCCGGGCGGCGTGCTGCGCGCGATCGGCGGCTGGCTGTCCGACCGCTACGGCGCCTACCGCACCACGTGGTGGGTGATGTGGGTCTGCTGGGTCACGTTCTTCATCCTCAGCTACCCGCCGACCGACTTCACGATCCGCTCCGCGCACGGCCCGCTCGGCTTCCATCTCGGCCACACGCCCGTCGCGTTCACCGTGCTGCTGTTCGCGGTCGGCATCGCGATGGCGATCGGCAAGGCATCGGTCTTCAAGTTCATCGCCGACGAGTTCCCGGACGACATCGGCGCGGTGTCGGGCGTCGTCGGCCTCGCGGGCGGCCTCGCCGGCTTCGCGCTGCCGATCCTGTTCGGCGCGCTCGTCGACCTGACGGGCGTGCGCTCGACCTGCTTCATGCTGCTCTACGGCGCCGTCAGCGTGAGCCTCGTCTGGATGTACTTCAGCTTCCGCGCCGAGCGTGCGGCGCACGACCAGCGCGTGCTCGCCGCCCGCTCCGCGTGA
- the dinB gene encoding DNA polymerase IV, giving the protein MDKPTPSSDTPPPPSGDAAPFARKIIHCDCDCFYASVEMRDDPSLRGRPLAVGGRPDQRGVIATCNYEARRYGVHSAMSSALAMRKCPELLILPPAMDRYRAASRLIMAIYRDYTPDVEPLSLDEAYLDVSRATRCQGSGTLIAREIRERVHDTVGVTVSAGVAPNKFIAKIASDWNKPDGLFVVRPHEVDAFVAALPVRKLHGVGKVTAARLDRLGIRTCDELRGWSLFDLHHEFGAFGRRLYELAHGIDERPVRADQERKSVSVETTYVQDLDTLDQCAAEIRRLTALLDARIERAGAVRSIRKLYVKIRFADFQRTTVECVADATDAETAVALLAKGLVRRKQPVRLLGVGVRIDEDTAERHGQIALFDEDNDNGDNGRDDDGENDTSPGA; this is encoded by the coding sequence TTGGACAAGCCGACGCCTTCCTCCGACACGCCTCCGCCGCCTTCGGGCGACGCGGCTCCGTTCGCGCGCAAGATCATCCATTGCGATTGCGACTGCTTCTACGCGTCGGTCGAGATGCGCGACGATCCGTCGCTGCGCGGCCGCCCGCTCGCGGTCGGCGGGCGGCCCGACCAGCGCGGCGTGATCGCGACCTGCAACTACGAGGCGCGCCGCTATGGCGTGCATTCGGCGATGTCGTCGGCGCTCGCGATGCGCAAGTGTCCCGAGCTCCTGATCCTGCCGCCCGCGATGGACAGGTATCGCGCGGCGTCGCGGCTCATCATGGCGATCTATCGCGACTACACGCCCGATGTCGAGCCGCTGTCGCTCGACGAGGCGTATCTCGACGTGAGCCGCGCGACGCGCTGTCAGGGCAGCGGCACGCTGATCGCGCGCGAGATCCGCGAGCGCGTGCACGATACGGTGGGCGTCACGGTGTCGGCGGGCGTCGCGCCGAACAAGTTCATCGCGAAGATCGCGTCCGACTGGAACAAGCCCGACGGTCTCTTCGTCGTGCGGCCGCATGAAGTCGACGCGTTCGTCGCCGCGCTGCCCGTGCGCAAGCTGCACGGCGTCGGCAAGGTGACGGCCGCGCGGCTCGACAGGCTCGGCATCCGCACCTGCGACGAGCTGCGCGGCTGGTCGCTGTTCGATCTGCATCACGAGTTCGGCGCATTCGGCCGGCGGCTCTACGAGCTTGCGCACGGCATCGACGAGCGGCCGGTGCGCGCCGACCAGGAGCGCAAGTCGGTGAGCGTCGAGACGACCTATGTCCAGGATCTCGACACGCTCGACCAGTGCGCGGCCGAGATCCGGCGATTGACGGCGCTGCTCGACGCGCGGATCGAGCGGGCAGGGGCGGTGCGCTCGATCAGGAAGCTGTACGTGAAGATCCGCTTCGCGGATTTTCAGCGCACGACGGTCGAATGCGTCGCCGACGCGACCGATGCCGAGACGGCGGTCGCGCTGCTCGCGAAAGGGCTCGTGCGCCGCAAGCAGCCGGTGCGGCTGTTGGGCGTCGGCGTGCGAATCGACGAGGACACGGCCGAGCGGCACGGGCAGATCGCGCTCTTCGACGAAGATAATGACAATGGCGATAACGGCCGCGACGACGACGGCGAAAACGACACGTCGCCCGGCGCGTGA
- a CDS encoding M3 family metallopeptidase translates to MSVSENANPLLDFSDLPRFGEIRPEHVTPALDTLLANANDAVERAAQPDTPATWADIVEAIEHATEPLGRAWGVVGHLNAVADTPELRAVYGENLPRVTEFWSSVGQNLALYEKYKAIAASAEYPTLSAERKKILDNALRDFRLSGAELPEDQKPRFAELQEQQAALSKSFSDHVLDATNGYAYFAQSEDELAGLPADAIAAAREAAQKEDKAGWKFTLHFPSYFPVLQYAENRAMREAMYRAYVTRASELGPQYGDGKADWDNTTIVADQLALRREEARMLGYHDFAEVSLAPKMAESPRQVIAFLEDLAKRARPFAEKDWDELRAFASGELGLAALEPWDVAYAAEKLRERRYAFSENEVKQYFPEPAVLKGLFTVAEALFGVRIARDEAPVWHEDVRFFRVENRDGSLVAQFYLDLYAREGKRGGAWMDDARSRAKRGDGSVQTPVAYLTCNFSAPIGGKPACFTHDEVITLFHEFGHGLHHMLTRVDEIGVSGINGVEWDAVELPSQFMENFCWEWDVLKTMSSHTDTGEPLPRALFDKMLAAKNFQSGLGTLRQIVFSMFDMLLHVDFDPAGDPAAGAPAAGDATTDAPAAGKTSVNDFARAINERFHVIPQAPFSRWPNTFSHIFAGGYAAGYYSYKWAEVLSADAYAAFEEAAGSAGSVLDSATGARYRREILEVGGSRPAMDSFKAFRGREPNIDALLRHSGMADAAPARA, encoded by the coding sequence CCGGCAACCTGGGCCGACATCGTCGAGGCCATCGAGCATGCGACCGAGCCGCTCGGCCGCGCATGGGGCGTCGTCGGCCATCTGAACGCGGTCGCCGACACGCCCGAGCTGCGCGCCGTCTACGGCGAGAACCTGCCGCGCGTGACCGAGTTCTGGTCGAGCGTCGGCCAGAATCTCGCGCTCTACGAAAAGTACAAGGCGATCGCCGCGAGCGCCGAATATCCGACGCTGTCCGCCGAGCGCAAGAAGATCCTCGACAACGCGCTGCGCGACTTCCGCCTGTCGGGCGCCGAGCTGCCCGAGGACCAGAAGCCGCGCTTCGCCGAACTGCAGGAACAGCAGGCGGCGCTGTCGAAATCGTTCTCCGATCACGTGCTCGATGCGACGAACGGCTACGCGTATTTCGCGCAGAGCGAGGACGAGCTGGCCGGCCTGCCCGCCGATGCGATCGCAGCCGCGCGCGAAGCCGCACAGAAGGAAGACAAGGCCGGCTGGAAGTTCACGCTGCACTTCCCGTCGTATTTCCCGGTACTGCAATACGCGGAGAACCGCGCGATGCGCGAGGCGATGTACCGCGCGTACGTGACGCGCGCGTCCGAGCTCGGCCCGCAGTACGGCGACGGCAAGGCCGACTGGGACAACACGACGATCGTCGCCGACCAGCTGGCGCTGCGGCGCGAAGAAGCGCGGATGCTCGGCTATCACGACTTCGCCGAGGTGTCGCTCGCGCCGAAGATGGCGGAATCGCCGCGGCAGGTGATCGCGTTCCTCGAGGATCTCGCGAAGCGCGCGCGCCCGTTCGCGGAAAAGGACTGGGACGAGCTGCGCGCGTTCGCGTCGGGCGAGCTCGGTCTCGCGGCGCTCGAGCCGTGGGACGTCGCATACGCGGCCGAGAAGCTGCGCGAGCGGCGCTACGCGTTCTCCGAGAACGAGGTGAAGCAGTACTTCCCCGAGCCCGCGGTGCTGAAGGGTCTCTTCACCGTCGCCGAGGCGCTGTTCGGCGTGCGGATCGCGCGCGACGAAGCGCCCGTCTGGCACGAGGACGTGCGCTTCTTCCGCGTCGAGAATCGTGACGGGTCGCTCGTCGCGCAGTTCTATCTCGACCTGTACGCGCGCGAAGGCAAGCGCGGCGGCGCGTGGATGGACGACGCGCGCTCGCGCGCGAAGCGCGGCGACGGCAGCGTGCAGACGCCCGTCGCGTATCTGACCTGCAATTTCTCCGCGCCGATCGGCGGCAAGCCCGCGTGCTTCACGCACGACGAAGTGATCACGCTGTTCCACGAGTTCGGTCACGGGCTGCATCACATGCTGACGCGCGTCGACGAGATCGGCGTGTCGGGCATCAACGGCGTCGAATGGGACGCGGTCGAGCTGCCGTCGCAGTTCATGGAGAACTTCTGCTGGGAATGGGACGTGCTGAAGACGATGTCGTCGCACACGGACACCGGCGAGCCGCTGCCGCGCGCGCTCTTCGACAAGATGCTCGCCGCGAAGAACTTCCAGAGCGGGCTCGGCACGCTGCGCCAGATCGTGTTCTCGATGTTCGACATGCTGCTGCACGTCGACTTCGATCCGGCAGGCGATCCTGCGGCAGGCGCTCCCGCGGCAGGCGACGCGACGACGGACGCCCCTGCGGCCGGCAAGACGAGCGTCAACGACTTCGCGCGCGCGATCAACGAGCGCTTCCACGTGATCCCGCAGGCGCCGTTCTCGCGCTGGCCGAACACGTTCAGCCACATCTTCGCCGGCGGCTATGCGGCCGGCTACTACAGCTACAAGTGGGCGGAAGTGCTGTCCGCCGACGCCTATGCGGCATTCGAGGAAGCCGCCGGCTCCGCGGGCAGCGTGCTCGATTCGGCGACGGGCGCGCGCTACCGGCGCGAGATCCTCGAAGTCGGCGGCAGCCGTCCGGCGATGGACTCGTTCAAGGCGTTCCGCGGCCGCGAGCCGAACATCGACGCGCTGCTGCGTCATAGCGGGATGGCCGACGCCGCGCCGGCGCGGGCGTAA